GAGGCTCCGTGATCCCGACGTAGTTCCCCAGGCTCTTGGACATCTTCTGGGTTCCGTCGAGGCCCTCCAGGATCGGCGTCGTGATGGCGACCTGCGGGTCCTGGCCGAAGGATCGCTGGAGATCGCGCCCCACGAGCAGGTTGAACGTCTGGTCGGTCCCTCCGAGCTCCACATCGGCGGCGAGGGCCACCGAGTCGTAGGCCTGGCAGATCGGGTACAGGAACTCGTGCAGGCTGATGGGGCGCCCGCTCGTGTAGCGGCCCGCGAAGTCCTCGCGCTGCAAAAGCTGAGCGACGGTGACGGTGGACGTGAGCCGGATGAGATCCTCGAGCTTGAGCGGCGCGAGCCAAGCAGAGTTGAACTCCACGCGCGTCCGGCTCATATCCAGGATCTTCCCGAGCTGAGCACGATAGGTCTCGGCGTTGGCCTCGATCTCCGCACGCGTGAGCGGCTTCCGCGTCTCGGACCGCCCGGAGGGGTCGCCGATGATGCCGGTGAAGTCGCCGATGATGATGATCACCTGATGCCCGAGCTCCTGGAAGTCGTGAAGCTTCTGGAGGACCACCGTGTGCCCGAGGTGGAGGTCGGGCGCCGTGGGATCGAGACCCAGCTTCACGTTGAGCGCGACGCCGGACTTCGCCGAGCGCTCCAGCTTCTGGCGGAGCTCCGCCTCCACGATGATCTCGGCGGTCCCGCGGCGGATCCGCGCCAGCTGTTCCTCGACGGTCATGGCGTCCTCCAGCGCAGGATGTATCACACGGGCGCGGCCAAAGCAAGGGTCGGGCCTGCGGGGCGCACGCGTTGTCGGTATAATGGCGGTGTATGGTGTCCGGCAACCGGGCCCGTCCGCCTCGAAAACGCCGCCGGAGCTGGCTTCGTCGGTTTGCGATCGTGGTCGGCATCACCATCCTCCTGGGCACCCTCGGCGTGAGCGTGTCGGCCCTCTGGGCGTTCACCGTGCTCCCGCGCTGGCTTCCCTCCGTGACCGAACTGGAGACGATCCAGCCAACCCAGGGTTCGAAGCTCTACGACGAGAACGACGAGCTCATCACCGAGTTCCAGATAGAGCGGCGGATCTTCGTCCCGCTGGCCAAGATCCCCCAGACCCTGAGAGACGCAGTCGTCGCGGTAGAGGACTGGCGGTTCTACTCCCACTTCGGCGTGGACCCGATGGGGGTCGCGCGTGCGATCTACCAGAATTTCCGCCACGGGCGCATCGTCGAAGGCGGGAGCACGATCACCCAGCAGCTCGCCAAGGTGCTGTTCCTCACGCCGGACAAGAGCCTCGACCGGAAGCTCAAAGAGGTCCTGCTCGCGCTCCAGCTGGAGCGCCGCTACTCGAAGGACCAGATCCTGGAAATGTACCTGAACCAGGTGTACTTCGGCCACGGGGCGTACGGGGTGGAGGCGGCCGCACACACGTACTTCGGCAAACCGGTAACCGAGCTCTCGATCCGCGAGGCCGCCCTCCTGGCCGGCCTCCCGCGAGCCCCGACGATCTACTCCCCCTTCAACCACCCGGAGGCGGCCAGGCGGCGACGCACCCACGTCCTGCACCGGATGCTGGAGGTCGGCGCCGTCAACCCAACCCAGGCCAGACAGGCCGTGGCCGGCGACCTGAGCCTGATCCCTCCCGAGCGGCGCCGCACCACGGGCCAGTACTTCATCGAGCACGTGCGGGGCATCCTCGTGGAGAAGTACGGCGACGACATGGTGTTCAAGGGTGGGCTCAACGTCTACACCACGCTCTCCCCGCACTTGCAGGTCCTGGCCGAGCAGTCGCTGCGGGAGGGGCTCAAAGCGTTGGAGTCGAGGAGCGGGACCGTCTCGGCCAAGCGGCGACGACAGCCGGCCCCCGAGCACCCGGAGGGCGCGATCCTGACCATCGAGCCCGAGACGGGCTACATCAAGGCCATGGTGGGCGGGTCCGACTTCCTCCGGAGCGAGTTCAACCGGGCGGTCCAGGCCAAGCGTCAGCCGGGCTCAGCCTTCAAACCGATCGTCTATCTCGCCGCGCTCGAATCGGGGCTCACGCCGGCCACGCGGATCGAGGACAGCCCCGTGATCTACCCGGTGGGACGGAACGGGCAACCGTGGGAGCCGGACAACTACGACCGGAAGTTCCGCGGCCTTACGACGCTCCAGCAGGGGATCGAGGAGTCGGTGAACGTCGTCACGGTCAAGCTCCAGGAGCGCATCGGCATCCGGCGGACCGTCGAGATCGCGCGCCGGCTCGGTATCGAGAGCCCGCTGACCGATGACCTCACGCTCGCCCTCGGGAGCTCCGACCTGTCACTCCTGGAGCTCACGTCG
This Candidatus Rokuibacteriota bacterium DNA region includes the following protein-coding sequences:
- a CDS encoding tyrosine--tRNA ligase, translated to MTVEEQLARIRRGTAEIIVEAELRQKLERSAKSGVALNVKLGLDPTAPDLHLGHTVVLQKLHDFQELGHQVIIIIGDFTGIIGDPSGRSETRKPLTRAEIEANAETYRAQLGKILDMSRTRVEFNSAWLAPLKLEDLIRLTSTVTVAQLLQREDFAGRYTSGRPISLHEFLYPICQAYDSVALAADVELGGTDQTFNLLVGRDLQRSFGQDPQVAITTPILEGLDGTQKMSKSLGNYVGITEPPGEMYGKLMSLPDALMLRYFTLVTRLPEEEIRGMARDLDRGQLHPMEAKKLLARSVVGQYHGLDAAKGAEAGFARVFQERELPEEIEECRVSLNEQRAPLSIVLREAKLVVSSSEGRRQIQQGAVEVDGERISRADAELQGGKTYLIRVGKRRFKRVRLG
- a CDS encoding PBP1A family penicillin-binding protein yields the protein MVGITILLGTLGVSVSALWAFTVLPRWLPSVTELETIQPTQGSKLYDENDELITEFQIERRIFVPLAKIPQTLRDAVVAVEDWRFYSHFGVDPMGVARAIYQNFRHGRIVEGGSTITQQLAKVLFLTPDKSLDRKLKEVLLALQLERRYSKDQILEMYLNQVYFGHGAYGVEAAAHTYFGKPVTELSIREAALLAGLPRAPTIYSPFNHPEAARRRRTHVLHRMLEVGAVNPTQARQAVAGDLSLIPPERRRTTGQYFIEHVRGILVEKYGDDMVFKGGLNVYTTLSPHLQVLAEQSLREGLKALESRSGTVSAKRRRQPAPEHPEGAILTIEPETGYIKAMVGGSDFLRSEFNRAVQAKRQPGSAFKPIVYLAALESGLTPATRIEDSPVIYPVGRNGQPWEPDNYDRKFRGLTTLQQGIEESVNVVTVKLQERIGIRRTVEIARRLGIESPLTDDLTLALGSSDLSLLELTSAYAALANQGTWVPPTPIRYITDAQGKLLEEHMPQGKEALSREVAYLITHMLKGVVERGTGVAAKVLARPLAAKTGTTNDYSNAWFIGYTPSLVTGVWVGYDRPRSLGRDETGSRVAVPIWVSYMANALANTPREDFSIPEGVILIPVDLDPSGTCARPVLMAFLRGTEPATTCGSQIPAAGRSLQAS